The following coding sequences lie in one Vitis vinifera cultivar Pinot Noir 40024 chromosome 19, ASM3070453v1 genomic window:
- the LOC100249643 gene encoding uncharacterized protein LOC100249643: protein MAADVTSVVRILGGYKDDPAVGSESGNSTVLITRDLLGGGGGGLSSKLDSQELDLDLKVPDGWEKRLDLKSGKVYLQRCNSPMSSSSSSQNKHHPTNETVPTLQDLNFPPNPKPTLNLFEDTNLDLKLVPSSFNYPSVCTLDKVKSALERAERSTIKKRSSSMSKSSSSPSHSSSSIKQPLEDDAVNDGKPLMSPASLYFTAGCPGCLLYVLISKNNPKCPRCNSVVPTPATTKKPRIDLNISI, encoded by the exons ATGGCTGCTGACGTCACATCTGTAGTTCGGATTCTGGGCGGTTACAAGGACGACCCCGCGGTTGGGAGCGAGTCCGGGAATTCCACGGTCCTGATCACTCGGGACCTTCTCGGCGGCGGTGGTGGTGGTTTGTCGTCGAAGCTTGATTCTCAGGAGCTCGACCTCGATTTGAAGGTGCCTGATGGCTGGGAGAAGCGGCTTGATTTGAAG TCAGGGAAAGTCTATCTCCAGAGATGCAATTCTCCGATGTCATCCTCTTCATCATCACAAAACAAGCATCATCCAACCAATGAAACAGTGCCAACCCTTCAAGATTTGAACTTCCctccaaaccctaaacccaccCTAAACCTCTTTGAGGACACTAATTTAGACCTCAAGCTCGTGCCATCGTCCTTCAATTACCCGAGCGTGTGCACTTTGGACAAAGTAAAATCAGCTTTGGAGAGAGCTGAACGCTCGACGATCAAAAAACGATCATCCTCCATGTCCAAATCATCGTCGTCGCCATCACATTCATCATCATCGATCAAACAACCCCTAGAGGACGATGCGGTCAATGATGGCAAACCCTTGATGTCCCCGGCCAGCCTATACTTCACCGCTGGATGCCCCGGTTGCCTCCTCTACGTGCTAATATCGAAGAACAACCCTAAATGTCCTAGATGCAATTCAGTCGTTCCAACACCAGCGACCACCAAGAAGCCTAGAATCGATCTAAATATATCgatatga